A window of Miscanthus floridulus cultivar M001 chromosome 12, ASM1932011v1, whole genome shotgun sequence genomic DNA:
GCAccggcggcgttgctgctgcagacggagatttctccagtgcagttgatcaccaagaacttgtcttgacagtggacgatggaccccacggagaactcTAGTTTGATGTCAAGCAGCGTCCATGCACCGTCGACTCCAACCCGGTAGAACGCGACCTccatggagcacccaagcatggccatggccacacaCTCACGGGCGGTGGTGTTAGGCGGTGCCAAGAGCATGATCTCACGAAAGAACatgtccctcatgtcttctagcttgatggctctgcctgcgTCATCTGAGTCCCCATAGCctttggtgggatggaggacccactggccgtggaccctagacacgtgTTCTGATGAGGACGCCGCTGCGACGTGTTCACCTGCTAGCGGGAGCTCAACGTGGGGGGCACGGGCACCGCCAAATGGATTCAGCAGTGTCACGGACGTCGCCTTGTCCAAGAGCGCtagccacccacacgaggagccacACGCCACCTTGCCATgcacgtcgggcagcgtcttAGACAAGACCTTCTCCGGGACGCAGTAGAAGCCAACACGGTCCGAGTCAgggtcgaacgggagcagcaggagcggcTCGAAGGTCGCGAATGGGACGGCGGCGCGCCATagggagcaagcggatcggaaggacgTCGTGTCATGTCCTGATGCGAGACGCTGCctgatggactcgaggagatccccTGGCAGGCTGAATCTCCTATCAAGGAGAGATAGGGgccttctcttgggattgggaggctgagccatggaagacagatgacattaactatggttcacgcaagaaacaacaagcgagggcgatggaacacgtgagcgtaaaaccaaatgaaaggaggaaaaagttgtctcttttgcaaatgcaaagaggggaagtaattaaatgtagacagatttggcaaggttctcagaaatacaaagatattccttttgtcttaattctctttccttctgtgttaattatctttccttttgctcgttgacATATATGCTAGTGCATGCAAACatacaatgtgtatatggatagcacaataattttctacttcctattttgtcgtgattcctttatcacatgacaggcaatattcaatcaaggagatatTGTGGGATCACAGTACTTactattttgccgtgattcctttatcacatgacagacaatattcaattaaggagatgtcgtgggatcgtagGCGTAGGCAGACGGACggaccaaaacaaatgtcgcaccaaaaaatatccacactttgttctttttagttgtagaagatATAGCATCTACTATCTTGATAGGCCTGTAGTGATGCTGGTTTAACCGCAACCGTATCGGCTGTGAGGACCTGATGCAGTGTTGCTGGTTTAACAACAGTTTTTTTTATTGATGCTAAACGTTTGAGCGATCAGCTTGGATTTGTTGCCCTTTCGTTTCCTTGTTACGAACTAAGTTATCTTTCCGATATGGGCATAACTTGGGATCCGGGTCGCAATCCTCAGCCTGCTCGAGGATTAAGAGTTGCCACAATGGCTCTTTTTAATCAAGAAGAAGGCACTAAACTCCACTCTAGCCGAGTCGGCGATGGTACTAACATTCGAACTGGAGTCACATAAGCTCTATATAACAAATAATGTGCCACCTTGTTGAAATATCGCGCTCGCAACATCAACAAAGCATAACAATTTTTTTAATTCGGTTCATAAAGTACCTTTACCAatgaagatttttttttcaaaaacaaaaaaGTTTGGTAAAACAATTTTCTTAGAAAAggtagtagagagagagagagggatagctCAGAGAAGCTAAACAACAgctttattttagaaaaaaatatcaaCACCTGTCTAGAAAAACAGTTTTTTGCAAAGGTAGAGCAAAAGCAAAAACTGCCCACCAGCGGTTGTTGGTATTATTCGGCCTCAATCCGGAAAATCAATGGGCCCAACCCGGTAAGGTTGCAAGGAGATGTCGTTCCGTCCGGGTGGGGGTTGAAAGAAAATGTCTCCGCACGCAACGCCAACAATGCCAGCTTGGATTTGGATTGCTTTCCCCACCTCCGTCTCCCTCTCCTCCCAACGACCTCCACGACCGTGACTCCACCGCCTCCCGAGAGCAAGCAACCGTCCCCGTCCCCTCCCTCCTCGCTGGTACGTGCGCCTCCTCTCTGATCCTCCGCACTTGTGTAATCGCTGATCGCAATCTCCGGCAATCACGCTGCTGTAGAAATGAATAGGAAACCAACCAATCGCCTCCTCCAATCATGCCCCCACACATCGATGCTCCCTTCAAATCACTGATCGCGTCCTCTCCCCTGATCCCATCGCTAAAGAAAAATGGATTACCTTCAAGAAAAATGCAAAGCCTAATGTCCAAATGGTCTCAGAGATAACTGTGGAGGCTATTTGCTTCTCTATATATTCAGACTAATCTATCTGAGTTCACTATATCTTCTTTCCACAACCTAGCAGCCTGTTGCTGCCTCTACGTACTTCCTGCGACTCTGCAAACTTGCTATATGCCTGTGTTTTTACGGTCGTGTATACATACCTAGATTTCAAAGACCCAGTTAGACTACACAATTCGATGAAACTCAACTTTTCAGCTTAACTGCTCTATTTGTGGGGAAGTTGAATAGAATACCAAAGTCCCTTTTTGCTAAACCGTAGCATACTCGCATTCTTCGCCATGTAGTAGTTGCTAGCGGGGAACTTTTTGTTCAGTGAGAACTTTCAAACCGCTATATGCTTGTGTTTTTTGGTTGTGCATACATACCTAGGTTTCAAAGAACTAGTTAGACTACACAATTTCATGGAGCTCAACTTTTCAGCTGAAATGCTCTATTTGCGGGGAAGCTGAATAGAATAGCAAAGCCCCTTTTTGTTAAAACCTACCATGTAATAACTAAGTCTTCTTTGTTTCATGCCAATCTTGCTCCTTTTTCCAAGATTATTGCAATGCATATTATACTAAATATTTTTCTTTGGCAGGTTTATCAACAAAATTAGAGCTACTCTCAAGCCCTATACTAAAAGAGCACGCCATGTATATGGACAGTTTCTTGAGACAACTGCTACATATCATCAGCAGgtatttgttgttttcttttcccATCTACCTTTGTGAACAATTTTTGGGTCAGATATACTAAAAGGCACAACATGTATTTATTCGTTCACCGGTATAAACACTATCATCCATGATCGCTAAAAGGCACGCTATGATTTGTTCGTTGTCAGGTATAGACACTATGATTTATCACCGCTGAACCTTGCTGTATATCTACAAACTATTTGTGTGCTCTGTTTCCAATCATGACTGCTATTAATCTTAAGAAAGCAATTAGTAAATATAAATGTCAGTGCAATGAATTTTGAATAATCGGGGTTTCTTGATTTTTTAAATCATACAGTTAGACTCAATATAGATTTCGATCACCACTCCCTCGTTATTGTAATTTCTTGTTTTCTTTTGGGTGGCCAAACGATTTTACCATGTACCATGGCTTCATAGAAATTTTTGCAACCTTATAGATTATAGAAGGGCATTGAGATTTTAGAATCTCAGCTTAATTATTCCATAACACAATGTGATCTATGCTTATTCAATTTCTGCTTCTGTTATTTGTTTTTATCAGTCTTCCAAATCACAACGATAGTTCAGTTATACATAGTGATGATAGCAACAGAAGATACTTTTTAGTGATGTTGTTCTATAAAATCTTTGAGAGAAAGATGCATCACCATCCTGCACCAAACAAACTCGAATGCATGTGCCGCTAGCCCGCTACCAAGACTCAGGCATATTCCTTACCGATTTGCATTACCAAACATTATATTACACTTCACAAAGAAAATACTATTAACACACTCAATTCTCCTCACAGATTGATCCACCAGTGACAACTGATCATCCATGGACATAGATGCTCACAGCGACATCGCGGCCAAGCTTAGCGTCCCCGCCTACTTCTTCTTCCCCTCCGGGGCCAGCGACCTCGCCGTGTTCCTCAACCTTCCCTACTACTACCCCACCGTGCCGTCGTTCCGGGAGGACTACGCTCGTGCGCTGCTTCCCGGGCATGCCGCCGATCCGCGCCGTGGATATGTTGCAGTCGATCCACGACAAGGAGAGCGACGCGACCAAGGTCCGGCTCTACCAGTTCAAGCGCATGGCGGAGGGGAGGGGCATGTTGGTCAACAGCTTCGATTGGCTGGAGCcctggagttgctcttagtgaaggttaatttcacaaactttgctttttgattaAATGTTAGTTTAATgtcttacagtattgt
This region includes:
- the LOC136496247 gene encoding uncharacterized protein, with protein sequence MAQPPNPKRRPLSLLDRRFSLPGDLLESIRQRLASGHDTTSFRSACSLWRAAVPFATFEPLLLLPFDPDSDRVGFYCVPEKVLSKTLPDVHGKVACGSSCGWLALLDKATSVTLLNPFGGARAPHVELPLAGEHVAAASSSEHVSRVHGQWVLHPTKGYGDSDDAGRAIKLEDMRDMFFREIMLLAPPNTTARECVAMAMLGCSMEVAFYRVGVDGAWTLLDIKLEFSVGSIVHCQDKFLVINCTGEISVCSSNAAGATPTTTLLPSLSPPAGLCHRSYLESNDELHIVGAMVSMFHETQSFTYNSTIYKCNLHDRTSEWSRVSDIGDQTLFVSKHFNESFSGTSVSKYKENKIYMFEPLYGDPYDLDY